From one Hydrogenobacter hydrogenophilus genomic stretch:
- a CDS encoding NifU family protein has product MTEELSFEKLAERIDELLKKVRDFEDEKREIVGELVKSIEEFTKIALVKLVRLIKEDPIGKELLLKAVKEPEVYSLFLKHGLIREDDRTKVIKALELIKPYIRSHGGDVEFVDLKDNTLYVRLKGACTGCSQVSFTLQQTILEAVQSFVPSVERVELAKDTPVEAFIEFSQKKEGYVKAFNVSELIEGHVYRFLHEKTDVILVLWEGKIYAYRNSCAHQGLPLHDGKLTKEGILICPWHNFEYSITSGECLTANYVQLVPVHTRIENGYVWLKVE; this is encoded by the coding sequence ATGACGGAGGAACTTAGCTTTGAAAAATTGGCAGAGAGGATAGATGAACTTCTTAAAAAGGTAAGGGATTTTGAAGATGAAAAAAGAGAGATTGTGGGTGAGCTTGTAAAGAGCATTGAGGAGTTCACAAAAATAGCCTTAGTTAAACTTGTCAGGCTCATCAAGGAGGATCCTATAGGTAAGGAGCTACTATTAAAAGCTGTGAAAGAGCCAGAGGTCTATAGCCTTTTCCTAAAGCACGGTTTAATCAGAGAAGATGACAGGACTAAGGTAATTAAAGCACTTGAGCTCATAAAACCTTACATAAGGTCTCACGGGGGAGATGTAGAGTTCGTAGACCTGAAGGACAACACGCTTTATGTAAGGCTAAAGGGAGCATGCACCGGCTGTTCACAAGTTTCTTTTACTCTCCAACAGACCATACTTGAAGCGGTTCAGTCTTTTGTTCCAAGCGTTGAGAGGGTGGAGCTTGCAAAGGACACTCCCGTAGAGGCCTTTATTGAGTTTTCTCAAAAAAAAGAAGGTTATGTGAAAGCCTTTAATGTTAGCGAGCTAATAGAAGGTCATGTATACAGGTTCTTGCACGAAAAGACTGATGTGATATTAGTACTTTGGGAAGGGAAGATTTACGCATACAGAAACTCCTGTGCGCACCAGGGTCTTCCATTACACGATGGAAAGCTTACAAAAGAAGGTATTCTAATATGCCCTTGGCATAACTTTGAGTACAGTATAACTTCAGGTGAGTGTCTTACTGCCAACTATGTACAGTTGGTTCCTGTGCATACGAGGATAGAAAATGGATATGTGTGGCTAAAGGTAGAATGA
- a CDS encoding tetratricopeptide repeat protein, whose translation MNWREVFPQPVGILPFPFDFLILPYWNGWKEYVDSILILKFEKLPPEWEILSAVKDGNWEVAFQSLSNIQEEDVKNYNLSLLTGQKQALKDDVLSYMLDILFFEDFDIKDLGRDDLNALVLWRRAQVLEKKGKIEDALLLLDSAIKLIKNSSPLFSANLLLKKAKLLMEHRGTNYATIALLEELSERLSRTGADFLKGDVHFNLGNAYSSMGNLPEAVKHYWEALNFFTLYRDPYMYALINNNMGLAYLSTGVSDIEDQVRLAYGVQCLKNALKVFTKEKYPKEWASTTMNYANALQYLPTANPSKNLLQAIELYQEVLNYRREVKDEIGYARTLANMGNALAHLGKLLEAKEHLTEAFDIFNKYGMEEEMAGIREILEEIHTLMEARYDGGT comes from the coding sequence ATGAATTGGAGAGAGGTGTTTCCTCAACCAGTAGGCATTCTCCCTTTTCCCTTTGATTTCCTTATACTTCCTTATTGGAATGGGTGGAAGGAGTATGTGGACTCTATTCTTATACTGAAGTTTGAAAAACTACCACCTGAATGGGAGATCCTTTCAGCGGTAAAGGATGGAAACTGGGAAGTAGCTTTCCAAAGCCTTTCAAACATTCAGGAAGAAGATGTAAAAAACTATAACTTATCCCTGCTTACTGGACAGAAGCAGGCGCTAAAGGACGATGTGCTTTCATATATGCTTGACATTTTGTTTTTTGAGGATTTTGATATCAAAGACTTGGGTAGAGATGACCTGAACGCACTGGTACTGTGGAGAAGAGCGCAGGTGCTTGAGAAAAAGGGAAAGATAGAAGACGCTCTTTTACTGCTTGATAGCGCAATAAAACTTATAAAAAACTCATCCCCTCTTTTTTCTGCAAACCTACTTCTCAAAAAGGCAAAGTTGCTAATGGAACACAGAGGTACAAATTACGCCACAATAGCACTTCTTGAAGAGCTAAGCGAAAGATTATCCAGAACCGGTGCAGACTTTTTGAAGGGTGATGTTCACTTTAATTTGGGGAACGCTTACTCCTCCATGGGAAACCTACCAGAAGCCGTAAAACATTACTGGGAAGCTCTTAACTTCTTTACCTTATACAGAGATCCGTACATGTACGCTTTAATAAACAACAATATGGGGCTCGCTTACCTATCCACAGGCGTCAGTGATATTGAGGATCAGGTTAGGTTAGCTTACGGAGTACAGTGCCTTAAAAATGCACTTAAAGTGTTTACCAAGGAAAAGTATCCTAAGGAATGGGCAAGTACTACCATGAACTATGCTAACGCACTACAGTATCTGCCTACAGCTAATCCATCAAAAAATCTTCTGCAAGCCATTGAGCTATATCAAGAGGTGCTAAACTATCGCAGAGAGGTTAAAGATGAAATAGGCTATGCGCGCACTTTAGCCAACATGGGCAACGCTTTGGCACACTTAGGTAAGCTATTGGAAGCAAAAGAACATCTTACGGAGGCTTTTGATATTTTCAATAAGTATGGGATGGAAGAGGAAATGGCCGGTATAAGGGAAATATTAGAAGAGATACACACGCTTATGGAGGCTCGCTATGACGGAGGAACTTAG